Proteins encoded within one genomic window of Arachis ipaensis cultivar K30076 chromosome B08, Araip1.1, whole genome shotgun sequence:
- the LOC107611249 gene encoding transcription factor bHLH52-like has product MALSTYLNGDALQNSLMSDNFTTNFHELTAPEELTLDHYYHQHNQEGSFPNNFFFDPYFDLNNEFFHTEILSSHQLLGPDCTSSHNSFISPNDLFQTEYSNVNTLLSCPKRQKYFHEDEELQLSPPLKEYASPSLFDGFILNSSSLLPSEEAALAEELLLPAAVAAPSSDFMVPEVVRNGFCVGINNESEKKDNERTISAQSIAARERRRRITEKTQELGKLVPGGPKMNTAEMLHAASRYVKYLQTQVGMLQLMNTLQKENEVAPPSEDLCALVTSPFVQEKLYSEELCFVPKDFVTTLTNQHDVRSKPTILKDLKELIETNNLQKKA; this is encoded by the exons ATGGCACTGAGTACGTACTTGAATGGAGATGCACTTCAAAATTCATTAATGTCAGATAATTTTACCACCAATTTTCATGAACTAACTGCACCAGAAGAACTTACACTTGACCATTATTACCACCAACACAACCAAGAAGGCTCGTTTCCTAACAACTTTTTCTTTGACCCTTATTTTGACCTTAATAATGAATTTTTCCATACTGAAATTTTGTCTTCTCATCAACTACTTGGTCCTGATTGCACTTCTTCTCATAACTCCTTTATCTCACCCAATGATCTCTTTCAGACTGAATATTCTAATGTTAACACCCTTCTTTCATGTCCCAAACGCCAAAAGTATTTTCATGAGGATGAGGAACTCCAACTCTCTCCTCCACTCAAGGAGTATGCATCGCCCAGTTTATTTGATGGGTTTATACTGAATTCATCTTCCTTATTACCATCAGAAGAAGCAGCATTAGCAGAAGAATTACTATTACCTGCAGCAGTAGCAGCACCGTCATCAGACTTCATGGTTCCTGAAGTTGTACGCAATGGTTTTTGTGTGGGAATTAATAATGAGAGCGAGAAAAAAGATAATGAGAGAACTATTTCTGCACAGAGCATAGCggcaagagagagaagaaggagaatcACAGAGAAGACACAAGAACTTGGAAAGTTGGTTCCAGGTGGACCAAAGATGAACACAGCTGAGATGCTCCATGCAGCTTCTAGATATGTGAAGTACcttcaaactcaagttggtatgCTTCAACTAATGAACACACTCCAG AAAGAAAATGAGGTTGCTCCTCCAAGTGAAGATCTATGTGCTCTTGTTACTTCTCCCTTTGTTCAAGAGAAGCTTTATTCTGAGGAACTGTGCTTTGTCCCTAAAGACTTTGTTACAACTTTGACAAATCAGCATGATGTTCGATCAAAGCCTACCATCCTTAAGGATCTTAAAGAGTTGATTGAAAcaaacaatttgcagaagaaagcaTAG